A DNA window from Leptolyngbya sp. KIOST-1 contains the following coding sequences:
- a CDS encoding invasin domain 3-containing protein produces MSIQQPSRLGLGKGLAGLTVAALIQLPVAGAELPPMAEAEQRPAAQGAIAQPEAASFPAPHPEQTTDLTSISPAPTAESPAIAPVPLSILSPAMDAVVDTPAVSVTLQFPVDSQVRLVVNGEAVDPTQIGRTETDHAQGMVTQTWYAVTLRAGQNTIAAEGTWQGNPLPPAQVTVAVRGLPTALALETVEARIPADGRSTATVRGRLLDAQGNPANQRAVVTLEASAGTFVGVDHNPDRPGFQVETLDGEFTATLQAGLRAEVVTLRATTADLEAFTQIGFETALRPSLLSGSVDLRLGARGTDYFGSFRDFLPPDGDNSLGLDGGAAVFGTGRLGDWLVTGAYNSRRPLNQDCTGTASLFRATQACDRTYPVYGDESTSEVMTPSIDSLYLRFERTSPVEGAGSDHLMWGDYTTTDFATQSQLFTATTRQLHGLQGNYNLGNLQISGFYGNNIDGFQRDTLAPDGTSGFYFLSRRLLIAGSENVFLELEELNRPGTVLEREPLRRGLDYDIDYDRGSLLFRQPVLRTDIDDEGRTLVRRIVVTYQYESDDSANIYGGRLRYHLSRQVNRESWLGATYLQENMGDRQFALYGADALISFGSDGQLIAEYARSSHHSAFAGPVSGSAYRLEAQSTLFSGVRGRAYWRTTDPGFANNATTSFVPGQTRYGAELQAQVFPTTQLRLQYDHEDNFGTAPRPLSTLEDLLNPGSEAIPGSPVNNSLTTLTAGVQQQIGDATLAFDWIHRNREDRIAPNALSATSNQLRSRLTLPISNTLSLRAQNETTLSSTTDPLYPDRTLVGLDWLVHPGITLSFNQQFISGGQFEPQAITSLDLNGEYQFGPDTTLSSRVSLINAQALAGAIGLSQGITLAPGLRATLSYEHIFGNSFGTTAAGSQFAQPFAVGQSAAGLGLAAGHNFSVGIDYTGNPDFQANAQLQHRTSSAGSNTVFTASALGRLTPSLTALANVQRASASNQGLEALGTSTNLRLGLAYRDPDNDRWNALLRYEYRRNPALVPESILFGRGTGSEDHVLALEAIYSPSWQWEFYGKLALRHSTAYLADDFISTSTVGLAQVRATHRFDYQWDVSAGARWLTQPSAGYSEMALNLEAGYHLSPNLRLAAGYTFGSMSDRDFSQSRSASGPYLGISLKLDNNLFRDFGFASTPPPQSLAQPQPAEPHLPTAGDTGVTPGATSEVAFPPESSNGGIR; encoded by the coding sequence ATGAGCATTCAGCAACCGTCCCGGTTGGGACTGGGTAAAGGATTGGCGGGGCTGACGGTCGCCGCCCTGATCCAGCTACCGGTGGCTGGGGCGGAGCTACCGCCGATGGCAGAAGCTGAACAACGGCCTGCTGCTCAGGGGGCGATCGCCCAGCCCGAGGCGGCCTCCTTCCCCGCCCCCCACCCCGAGCAAACAACCGATCTAACCAGTATTTCGCCTGCCCCGACGGCAGAGTCCCCCGCGATCGCCCCTGTACCCCTGAGCATTCTGTCTCCCGCGATGGACGCTGTGGTCGATACCCCAGCGGTGAGCGTGACCCTGCAATTTCCGGTGGATAGCCAGGTGCGCCTGGTGGTGAATGGCGAGGCTGTCGATCCGACCCAAATTGGTCGTACCGAAACCGACCACGCCCAGGGGATGGTCACCCAAACCTGGTACGCCGTTACCCTGCGGGCGGGGCAAAACACGATCGCGGCTGAGGGCACCTGGCAGGGTAACCCCTTACCCCCGGCCCAGGTGACGGTGGCTGTGCGGGGCCTGCCCACCGCCCTGGCCCTGGAAACCGTTGAGGCCCGCATTCCCGCCGATGGTCGCTCGACGGCCACGGTGCGGGGGCGACTCTTGGATGCCCAGGGCAATCCCGCCAACCAAAGGGCGGTGGTCACCCTGGAGGCCAGTGCTGGCACCTTTGTGGGAGTGGACCACAACCCTGATCGGCCAGGGTTTCAGGTGGAAACCCTGGATGGTGAGTTTACGGCCACCCTCCAGGCGGGACTGCGGGCCGAGGTCGTCACCCTGCGGGCTACCACGGCGGATTTAGAAGCCTTTACCCAAATCGGGTTTGAGACGGCCCTGCGGCCTAGCTTGCTGAGTGGGTCCGTGGACCTGCGGCTGGGGGCTCGGGGTACCGACTATTTCGGTAGCTTCCGCGATTTCTTGCCCCCCGATGGCGACAATAGCCTGGGGCTAGACGGTGGTGCGGCGGTCTTTGGCACAGGCCGCCTGGGGGACTGGCTGGTGACCGGGGCCTACAACAGTCGCCGCCCGCTCAACCAGGACTGTACTGGCACAGCCTCGCTATTTCGGGCCACCCAGGCCTGCGATCGCACCTACCCAGTCTATGGTGACGAGTCCACCAGCGAGGTGATGACTCCCTCCATTGACAGTCTCTACCTCAGGTTCGAGCGCACCTCCCCGGTGGAGGGGGCCGGTAGTGACCACCTGATGTGGGGCGACTACACCACCACCGACTTTGCTACCCAGTCCCAGTTGTTCACAGCCACCACCCGGCAGCTGCACGGCCTCCAGGGTAATTACAACCTGGGCAACCTCCAGATCAGCGGCTTCTACGGCAACAACATTGACGGGTTCCAGCGCGATACCCTGGCCCCGGATGGCACCAGCGGGTTTTACTTTTTGTCTCGCCGACTGCTGATTGCCGGCAGTGAGAATGTCTTTTTAGAGCTAGAGGAATTGAACCGCCCCGGCACGGTGCTGGAGCGTGAACCCCTGCGTCGGGGGCTGGACTACGACATCGACTACGACCGGGGCAGTCTGCTGTTTCGCCAGCCCGTTCTGCGCACCGACATTGACGACGAAGGGCGTACCCTGGTGCGCCGAATTGTGGTCACCTACCAGTACGAGAGTGACGACAGCGCCAATATCTACGGGGGGCGGCTGCGCTACCACCTATCCCGGCAGGTGAACCGGGAAAGCTGGCTGGGGGCCACCTACCTGCAAGAAAATATGGGCGATCGCCAGTTTGCGCTCTACGGGGCCGATGCCCTGATCTCCTTCGGGAGCGATGGCCAACTGATCGCCGAATATGCCCGCTCCAGCCATCACTCGGCCTTTGCTGGTCCCGTCAGCGGCTCCGCCTACCGATTAGAGGCCCAGAGCACCCTGTTTTCAGGGGTGAGAGGTCGGGCCTACTGGCGCACCACCGATCCAGGCTTTGCCAACAATGCCACCACCAGTTTTGTCCCTGGCCAAACCCGCTATGGGGCCGAACTCCAGGCCCAGGTTTTCCCCACCACCCAGCTGCGGTTGCAGTATGACCACGAAGACAACTTTGGCACAGCTCCTCGCCCCCTCAGCACCCTGGAAGATCTACTCAATCCGGGGTCGGAAGCCATACCGGGCAGCCCAGTCAACAATTCCCTCACCACCCTGACGGCGGGGGTGCAACAGCAGATTGGCGACGCCACCCTGGCGTTCGATTGGATTCACCGCAACCGAGAAGATCGGATCGCGCCCAATGCCCTCAGCGCCACCTCTAACCAACTGCGATCGCGCCTCACCCTGCCCATCTCCAACACCCTATCCCTGCGGGCCCAAAACGAAACCACCCTCTCCAGCACCACAGACCCCCTCTACCCCGACCGCACCCTGGTGGGGCTGGACTGGCTGGTGCATCCCGGCATTACCCTCAGCTTCAATCAGCAGTTTATTTCGGGGGGCCAGTTTGAACCCCAGGCCATCACCAGCCTCGATCTGAATGGTGAATACCAGTTTGGCCCCGACACAACCCTGAGCAGTCGGGTGTCTCTGATCAACGCCCAGGCCCTGGCCGGTGCCATCGGCCTCAGCCAGGGGATTACCCTGGCCCCCGGTCTGCGCGCCACCCTCAGCTACGAGCATATTTTTGGTAACAGCTTCGGCACCACCGCCGCCGGTAGCCAGTTTGCCCAGCCCTTTGCCGTGGGCCAGAGTGCTGCCGGGCTGGGGTTAGCGGCGGGGCACAATTTCAGTGTGGGCATCGATTACACGGGCAACCCCGACTTTCAGGCCAACGCCCAGTTGCAGCATCGGACCTCCTCGGCGGGGTCAAACACAGTGTTCACGGCTTCAGCCCTGGGTCGCCTAACCCCCTCCCTCACCGCCCTGGCCAACGTTCAGCGGGCTAGCGCCTCCAACCAGGGCCTGGAAGCCCTGGGGACCAGCACTAATCTGCGGCTGGGGCTGGCCTACCGCGACCCCGATAACGATCGCTGGAATGCCCTGCTGCGCTACGAATATCGTCGCAACCCGGCCCTGGTGCCCGAAAGCATTTTGTTTGGGCGCGGCACCGGTTCAGAGGATCACGTCCTGGCGCTGGAGGCAATTTATTCTCCCAGCTGGCAGTGGGAATTCTATGGCAAGCTCGCCCTGCGCCACAGCACCGCCTACCTGGCGGACGATTTCATCAGCACCAGCACCGTGGGGTTAGCCCAGGTGCGCGCCACCCACCGCTTTGACTACCAGTGGGATGTCTCCGCTGGTGCCCGCTGGCTCACCCAGCCCTCCGCAGGGTATAGCGAGATGGCCCTCAACCTGGAGGCGGGCTACCACCTGTCGCCCAACCTGCGCCTGGCCGCAGGCTACACCTTTGGCAGCATGAGCGATCGCGACTTTAGCCAATCTCGCTCGGCCAGTGGCCCCTACCTGGGCATCAGCCTCAAACTCGACAACAACCTGTTCAGAGACTTTGGGTTTGCCTCTACCCCACCGCCACAGTCCCTAGCCCAGCCCCAACCCGCAGAGCCTCATTTGCCCACCGCTGGTGATACCGGGGTAACCCCTGGGGCGACATCAGAGGTTGCATTCCCACCCGAGAGTTCAAACGGCGGCATCCGATAG
- a CDS encoding DUF11 domain-containing protein has translation MKRLSKFVGLGAAAALLTVAVPLLSGTPVWASLQQASQSVIESLQRQPAIQLELAAAKQVLETDAQGQTKETWQTLSGEKAVVQPGDRLRYNLSGENTSDRSLKNLVVTQPVPPQTIYVLGSALVGNNGGAAITYSIDNGETFVDAPMVEVTQPNGDIVLEPAPAEAYTHIRWNFGDQVQPEAVLSAAYDVTVR, from the coding sequence ATGAAACGTCTATCTAAGTTCGTTGGTCTGGGAGCTGCCGCGGCGCTGTTAACCGTGGCTGTACCCTTGCTGAGCGGTACCCCCGTCTGGGCCAGCCTGCAACAGGCCAGCCAGTCGGTAATCGAGAGTTTGCAGCGTCAACCGGCGATTCAGCTGGAGTTGGCCGCCGCGAAGCAGGTGCTTGAAACCGATGCCCAGGGGCAGACCAAGGAAACCTGGCAAACCCTCAGCGGTGAAAAGGCTGTGGTGCAGCCCGGCGATCGGTTGCGCTACAACCTGTCGGGGGAAAATACCAGCGATCGCAGCCTCAAGAACCTGGTGGTAACCCAGCCGGTTCCCCCCCAAACCATCTATGTTTTGGGGTCTGCCCTGGTGGGTAACAACGGCGGGGCCGCCATCACCTACAGCATCGACAATGGCGAGACCTTTGTGGATGCGCCCATGGTAGAAGTCACCCAGCCCAACGGCGATATTGTGCTAGAACCAGCTCCGGCAGAGGCTTATACCCACATTCGCTGGAACTTTGGCGATCAGGTACAGCCGGAGGCTGTGCTGTCCGCTGCCTACGATGTGACGGTGCGCTAA
- a CDS encoding type 1 glutamine amidotransferase domain-containing protein — protein MAQELNNRKVAILATDGFEQVELTEPKQALEKAGAQVHVVAPEGDTIQGWNHYDKGDTVPVDCTLDQVNASDYDALVLPGGVINPDQLRMNDQAIQFIKAFFADSKPVAAICHGPWTLVEADVVKGRTVTSWPSLKTDLSNAGATWVDQEVVVDQGLVTSRNPKDLPAFNRKMVEEFCE, from the coding sequence ATGGCCCAAGAACTTAACAATCGCAAAGTGGCGATTCTTGCCACCGACGGGTTTGAGCAGGTGGAGTTGACGGAGCCGAAACAGGCCCTCGAAAAGGCCGGTGCCCAGGTCCATGTCGTGGCCCCGGAAGGAGACACCATTCAGGGCTGGAACCACTACGACAAAGGCGATACCGTTCCCGTCGATTGCACCCTCGATCAGGTCAACGCCAGTGACTACGACGCTCTGGTGCTGCCGGGCGGCGTGATCAACCCAGACCAGCTGCGAATGAACGATCAGGCCATTCAGTTTATCAAAGCGTTTTTTGCCGACAGCAAGCCCGTCGCCGCCATCTGCCACGGCCCCTGGACCCTGGTGGAAGCCGATGTGGTCAAGGGGCGCACCGTCACCTCCTGGCCCTCGCTCAAAACTGACCTCAGCAACGCGGGCGCAACCTGGGTCGACCAGGAGGTGGTGGTTGACCAGGGGCTGGTCACCAGCCGCAACCCCAAGGATTTACCCGCCTTCAACCGCAAAATGGTGGAGGAGTTCTGCGAGTAG
- a CDS encoding glycosyltransferase family 2 protein, whose product MAETPTLSVVITCYREGDLLLEAVESVRRQTQPFLEIVIVNDASPDDRTNQVCRQLEQDPDIRLVWQPVNGGPSVARNAGFAAAQGEILVPLDADDLLPPDALHHIQQAFLDHPDAGFIYGGYLCQRYPDDPRLVKATPISLHSLLRARRFSLSTNWTLIGTAPLRKSLWEAVGHSDPGLGAEDLHDLEFWVRAMALPCGFYGIPAVIYIWRKYLGSNSRKVSPMSWYRLAQKHFDVYCQNGLEYRANELLLLGSKWMNWPEEIRRHRRALLACIGRGQFQVSSLVALAIPAFLFQPLARLAKRLR is encoded by the coding sequence ATGGCTGAGACACCCACCCTGAGCGTGGTCATCACCTGCTACCGCGAGGGCGACCTGTTGTTAGAGGCCGTAGAAAGCGTGCGGCGGCAGACCCAGCCGTTCCTGGAAATTGTGATTGTCAATGACGCCTCCCCGGACGATCGCACCAACCAGGTCTGCCGCCAGCTAGAGCAAGATCCCGACATCCGCCTGGTATGGCAGCCCGTCAACGGCGGTCCCTCCGTCGCTCGCAATGCCGGATTCGCCGCCGCCCAGGGCGAGATTCTGGTACCGCTCGATGCCGACGACCTGCTGCCTCCAGATGCCCTCCACCACATTCAGCAGGCCTTTTTGGATCATCCCGATGCCGGGTTTATCTACGGCGGCTACCTGTGCCAGCGCTACCCCGACGATCCTCGCCTGGTGAAGGCCACGCCCATTTCGCTGCATTCCCTGCTGCGGGCCAGGCGATTTTCCCTCAGCACCAACTGGACGCTGATTGGTACTGCGCCCCTGCGCAAGTCGCTGTGGGAGGCGGTGGGCCACAGCGACCCCGGGCTGGGGGCCGAAGACCTGCACGATTTAGAATTTTGGGTGCGGGCCATGGCGCTGCCCTGCGGCTTCTACGGCATCCCAGCGGTGATTTACATCTGGCGAAAATACCTGGGCAGCAACAGCCGCAAAGTCAGTCCCATGTCCTGGTACCGCTTGGCCCAAAAGCATTTTGATGTGTACTGCCAGAACGGCCTGGAGTACCGGGCCAACGAACTGCTGCTGCTGGGCAGCAAGTGGATGAACTGGCCAGAGGAGATTCGCCGCCATCGCCGGGCCCTGCTGGCCTGCATCGGCAGGGGCCAATTTCAGGTTTCATCCCTGGTGGCCCTGGCTATCCCGGCCTTTTTGTTTCAGCCCTTGGCGCGACTGGCCAAGCGGTTGCGCTAG
- a CDS encoding choice-of-anchor L domain-containing protein, with protein MSPSPNPSVNPMPPVFPIERRRISRFLVRMFIGCCLALLSLAIFPQIALANLTIGATSPTQADLKAALEGNGAVSNVTVNASSITILPAATSGQARLFSNGTTVSGRGPVIGIENGIALVTGTASSAVGPNTSFSRTTGTTTVRNDSDLATVDNGAQYDTIGLEFQVVPAGNFMAVNFVFASEEYNEFVCTIFNDAMGIFVSGPGITGKANIARVGDSLIPIAVNQINRGVVGSYAVSNPAQSAPCDLGNSAFYVNNVDPASSEGPISANNTSNTTTQTNFTHTQYDGFTIPLTAQLAVTPGATYTVKVIVADIGDRQWDSAVFLDGLVSYNLDLGDAPNSYGTSVVDRSIPLPGPARHSTGQAIYLGSIPPDAENTVTPAIAPNPAIHDDNTGTDDEDAFAGDWLITPGITTYSLPGIPVHNGTGVPATLMGWIDFNKNGSFLDPGELAGAVVAAGQTTATLTWSGFTAPTEGTAYARFRITTDTRLINNPSPLGLALNGEVEDYRVLFGTFPQLSLVKRITAINQEPINPNDGTLLNTVINSGDGALWPSNALVGATEGGLVKPGDELEYTVYFLSSGTGPITNVSICDLIPAHTRFVPQAYNGQTPLDSGGLSGTDVGIALAFRGDTVPTAPTVFLTNAQDGDRGQFYPAGANLPASCVGANTNGAVVVNVVSSPNTLPPATAPGTPPNTFGFVRFRARVVG; from the coding sequence ATGTCTCCTAGCCCGAACCCATCAGTGAACCCCATGCCCCCCGTTTTCCCAATCGAGAGACGCCGAATCAGTCGGTTTCTGGTGCGGATGTTCATCGGCTGCTGCCTAGCCCTTTTGAGCCTGGCTATTTTCCCTCAAATTGCTTTGGCAAACTTGACGATCGGTGCGACAAGCCCGACCCAGGCCGATCTCAAGGCGGCCTTAGAAGGGAATGGGGCGGTCTCCAATGTCACGGTGAATGCTAGCAGTATTACGATTCTTCCGGCGGCTACATCCGGTCAGGCGCGCCTCTTTTCCAATGGCACCACTGTATCCGGTCGAGGACCTGTCATTGGAATTGAAAACGGGATTGCCCTGGTTACCGGAACCGCGAGCAGCGCAGTTGGACCCAATACATCGTTTTCCAGAACCACAGGCACAACGACGGTCCGGAATGATTCAGACTTGGCTACGGTTGACAATGGAGCCCAATACGACACCATTGGACTGGAGTTTCAGGTGGTTCCTGCTGGCAATTTCATGGCGGTAAACTTTGTGTTTGCTTCAGAGGAGTACAACGAGTTTGTCTGTACGATTTTTAACGATGCCATGGGGATTTTTGTCAGCGGTCCTGGCATCACCGGCAAAGCCAATATCGCCAGGGTTGGCGACAGTCTAATTCCCATTGCCGTCAACCAAATTAACCGTGGAGTTGTGGGCAGCTATGCGGTATCAAATCCCGCGCAATCGGCCCCCTGCGATTTGGGAAATTCTGCTTTTTATGTCAATAACGTGGACCCGGCTTCCTCTGAAGGTCCTATTTCTGCTAACAATACGTCGAACACAACAACTCAAACGAACTTTACCCATACCCAGTATGACGGCTTTACCATACCCCTTACAGCGCAGTTGGCCGTAACCCCTGGGGCCACTTATACCGTCAAGGTAATCGTGGCTGACATTGGCGATCGCCAGTGGGACAGTGCCGTTTTTCTAGATGGCCTGGTTAGCTACAATCTCGATTTGGGGGATGCTCCAAATAGCTATGGCACAAGCGTTGTTGATCGAAGCATCCCTCTGCCTGGACCTGCCCGCCACAGTACTGGCCAGGCGATTTACCTGGGGTCAATTCCCCCCGATGCAGAAAATACGGTGACCCCAGCGATCGCTCCCAATCCCGCTATCCACGATGACAACACCGGCACTGACGACGAGGATGCCTTCGCGGGGGATTGGCTGATTACCCCAGGCATCACCACTTATAGTCTGCCGGGTATTCCAGTCCACAATGGCACTGGCGTTCCGGCTACCCTGATGGGCTGGATTGACTTTAACAAAAATGGCAGTTTCCTCGACCCTGGGGAATTGGCCGGGGCCGTGGTCGCCGCAGGACAAACCACCGCAACCCTCACGTGGTCAGGCTTTACCGCCCCCACAGAAGGTACGGCCTACGCCCGATTCCGGATTACCACCGATACCCGGCTGATCAATAACCCTTCGCCCCTGGGTTTGGCCTTAAACGGAGAAGTGGAGGATTACCGGGTTCTGTTTGGCACGTTTCCGCAGCTGTCCCTGGTAAAACGCATTACAGCGATTAACCAGGAGCCGATCAACCCCAATGACGGGACACTGCTCAACACTGTGATCAATTCAGGCGATGGTGCCCTCTGGCCCAGTAATGCCCTGGTGGGTGCCACGGAAGGAGGCCTGGTCAAACCCGGTGACGAGCTGGAATACACGGTTTACTTTCTCTCCAGCGGCACTGGGCCGATTACCAATGTGAGCATCTGTGACCTGATTCCGGCCCACACTCGGTTTGTGCCCCAGGCCTACAATGGCCAAACCCCCCTGGATAGCGGCGGCCTCAGCGGCACCGATGTGGGCATTGCCCTGGCCTTTAGGGGAGATACAGTTCCCACCGCACCTACAGTGTTTCTCACCAATGCCCAGGATGGCGATCGCGGTCAGTTTTACCCCGCTGGGGCCAACCTCCCGGCCTCCTGCGTGGGGGCGAATACCAATGGAGCCGTAGTGGTCAATGTGGTCAGCAGTCCAAATACTCTCCCCCCCGCCACGGCTCCCGGCACCCCACCCAATACCTTTGGCTTTGTCCGTTTTCGGGCTCGGGTCGTCGGGTAA
- a CDS encoding DUF11 domain-containing protein, with protein sequence MSFVLPFRSQPPAHPRRLWPLATTLLLGGLTWATPAWSQTQLSAAQLQCVAPGEAGLTLRNRADYSHNTLRRQANTTYDLTPDLFGGQTTSVIGQITNSGALALIPQAPRDDKGNLVHGLGQITTALQAELLSWGWSEAEASRGSLAAVRAYALLPDAAPLQQILAATRQALATAVPTRAAQINGLGADPTHALTLALLGLRPSTMLGLGIPAAEAALAAAAAAGVVQTTAIGTSWAELSTAAYNAAIAAIPPYGNLLSQAQDSLAADRRRILSGQQTSLNPGDVVRFSFELRNIGRAPVQVQSPTAAEIQQSGLVGPGTVAAIRLGGVETATTVTLAPNQPVTLQIDVQVSRLPTAAAPLAIVLSSTCGDSSQQALTLLPPIQADGLVDPLGRITGCAGELLPDYRGFSMGVYFAASALGELGSLVPLTATELPDNPNNAIAAGLPPNTQNSNPFFLSQSDQGGYNFLLDPSRGQLDLGTTYILVINPPANSTYRQRRIRLVVGERTGDTFAYTATSLDGLPISATDNLTTVAGTITINDAAQVGLVLAVLNVGASVCDAQSIQIVKTGDRVAAEPGDTVLYRLQIRNLASTPVSNLAITDTLPLGFSLVADSGRAALGNAPVPLTTTPNGRTITFQPEVTLEQGQGLTVVYAAQLTPEALRGNGLNSAMVSGLRSDNGQVVRDGPALHRLRVQPGIVTDTGTIVGRVFVDSNFDGEQQSGEPGIPNAVVFLDDGTRITTDETGLFSVANVLPGYRVGTLDLTSIPGYTLAPNQVFIEHNTDSRRVQLSPGGLVRMNFGVMPLVPADAPAEAAE encoded by the coding sequence ATGTCCTTCGTCCTGCCATTCCGTTCTCAGCCCCCCGCCCATCCCAGGCGACTGTGGCCCCTCGCTACCACACTGCTGCTGGGGGGGCTAACCTGGGCCACACCGGCCTGGAGCCAAACTCAACTGTCTGCGGCCCAGCTTCAGTGTGTGGCCCCAGGGGAAGCCGGCCTAACCTTGCGCAACCGTGCCGACTACAGCCACAACACCCTCCGTCGGCAGGCGAACACCACCTACGATCTGACCCCTGACCTGTTCGGGGGGCAAACCACCTCGGTGATCGGCCAAATCACCAACAGCGGCGCTTTGGCCTTAATCCCCCAGGCCCCACGGGACGACAAAGGCAACCTGGTGCATGGGTTGGGCCAAATCACCACGGCCCTACAGGCCGAGTTACTGTCCTGGGGCTGGAGTGAGGCGGAGGCCAGCCGGGGCAGTTTAGCGGCGGTAAGGGCCTATGCCCTGCTGCCCGATGCAGCACCGCTCCAGCAGATACTGGCCGCGACCCGGCAAGCCCTGGCTACGGCTGTACCGACCCGAGCCGCCCAAATCAATGGGCTGGGGGCAGACCCAACCCACGCATTAACCCTGGCCCTGCTTGGCCTGCGCCCCTCGACCATGCTCGGCTTGGGCATTCCTGCCGCCGAGGCGGCCCTGGCCGCTGCGGCCGCTGCTGGCGTGGTGCAAACGACGGCCATCGGCACCTCCTGGGCAGAGCTGAGTACTGCCGCCTACAATGCTGCGATCGCCGCCATTCCACCCTATGGGAATCTCCTCAGCCAGGCTCAAGACAGTCTGGCGGCTGACCGTCGCCGCATTCTGTCCGGGCAGCAGACCAGCCTCAACCCTGGAGATGTCGTGCGTTTTAGCTTTGAGTTGCGGAATATCGGTCGCGCCCCGGTCCAGGTGCAATCGCCCACCGCAGCCGAAATTCAACAATCCGGGCTGGTGGGACCAGGCACTGTGGCGGCCATTCGGCTTGGCGGGGTGGAAACGGCCACTACTGTCACCCTGGCCCCCAACCAACCGGTGACCCTGCAGATCGATGTGCAGGTTAGTCGTCTGCCGACCGCCGCCGCTCCCCTGGCGATCGTCCTGAGCAGCACCTGTGGCGACAGCAGCCAGCAAGCCCTTACCCTCCTACCCCCCATCCAGGCTGATGGGTTGGTTGACCCCCTCGGACGCATTACCGGTTGTGCCGGAGAACTCTTGCCCGACTACCGGGGCTTTAGCATGGGCGTCTACTTCGCCGCCAGCGCCCTGGGGGAATTGGGGTCGTTAGTCCCCCTTACGGCCACAGAGCTGCCCGATAACCCCAACAATGCGATCGCCGCAGGATTGCCCCCCAATACCCAGAACAGTAATCCATTTTTTCTAAGTCAAAGCGACCAGGGGGGGTATAACTTTCTGCTCGACCCCAGCCGCGGGCAGCTGGATCTGGGCACCACTTACATTCTGGTGATCAATCCCCCGGCCAACAGTACCTACCGCCAGCGACGGATTCGGCTGGTCGTTGGTGAACGGACAGGCGATACCTTTGCCTACACAGCCACTTCCCTCGATGGTTTGCCAATCAGCGCTACCGATAACCTGACCACCGTGGCTGGCACCATCACCATCAACGATGCCGCCCAGGTGGGGCTGGTGCTGGCGGTGCTGAATGTAGGGGCCAGTGTCTGCGATGCCCAGTCCATTCAAATTGTCAAAACCGGCGATCGGGTGGCGGCAGAACCAGGGGATACGGTGCTCTATCGCCTGCAAATTCGAAATTTGGCCAGCACTCCCGTCAGCAATTTGGCCATCACCGACACGCTGCCCCTGGGCTTTAGCCTGGTGGCGGATTCGGGCCGAGCCGCCCTAGGCAATGCCCCAGTTCCCCTGACCACCACGCCCAACGGTCGAACCATCACCTTTCAACCGGAGGTGACCCTGGAACAGGGGCAGGGGTTGACGGTAGTCTATGCCGCCCAGCTCACCCCAGAGGCTCTGCGGGGGAATGGCCTCAACTCAGCCATGGTCTCGGGGCTTCGTAGCGACAATGGCCAGGTGGTGCGAGACGGTCCCGCCCTGCACCGCCTGCGGGTTCAGCCCGGCATTGTGACCGATACCGGCACCATTGTGGGCCGCGTCTTTGTGGATAGCAACTTTGACGGTGAGCAGCAGTCCGGTGAGCCGGGGATTCCCAACGCTGTCGTTTTCTTAGACGACGGTACCCGGATCACCACCGACGAAACCGGGCTGTTCTCGGTGGCCAATGTGCTGCCCGGCTACCGGGTCGGCACCCTGGATCTGACCAGCATACCGGGGTATACCCTGGCCCCCAACCAGGTTTTCATCGAGCACAACACCGATTCGCGGCGGGTGCAGTTGTCCCCTGGGGGCCTGGTGCGCATGAACTTTGGCGTTATGCCGCTGGTTCCAGCGGACGCCCCGGCGGAGGCAGCAGAATGA